The following are from one region of the Stigmatella ashevillena genome:
- a CDS encoding DUF3616 domain-containing protein, with product MRGWKVPVIGALAAYVFFAAGCGMEDAPVAGDGEGGLALNTQGVTDVQSAVFQEGVSPSAGYAGTRDAMIEEEHPSANHGRDVSLSASGDTPSGSGNENYILLQWDVSSIPAQAIVRSASISVTVSDKADQSYGFYELTRAWQEDQVTWEKADSGQGWTSKGADGSGDRNTQLLGTLKAASTGTYTVVLNAAGIEVVKKWVAAPSLNQGLILANKDNDNRLEIRSSEYSTKASRPKLTVAWELPSGEDPGEGGPQAGTYSGTCDGSGGVWIDSGHFLNFNDESQTARIFGQGLNTPAVQSKELSSALGLSSSDEADFEDAARVGNRVYVTTSHARNKDGKLETSRYKFFAMDVSGTVPNVSLQVAGVSSNLLKDMLDASNWTQANASVISLLQERSQLSKATVARLAPKEEGVNIEGLAAVPSGSLLVGFRNPQSGANAIIVSLTHPDGIFSGAKAQFGQAFLVNLDGQGIRGMAWSEAHQAVLILSGPHDESSGPFALWKWRGDASHVPERVWALSAPSESAPEAVIPIPGTNEVRILFDMGSHLIGGEVCKDVPASSQFFSDVIFTVSP from the coding sequence ATGCGTGGATGGAAGGTTCCGGTCATCGGTGCGCTGGCGGCTTACGTCTTTTTCGCCGCGGGGTGCGGGATGGAGGATGCGCCGGTTGCAGGAGACGGGGAGGGGGGGCTTGCCCTGAACACCCAAGGCGTCACGGACGTTCAAAGTGCCGTGTTTCAAGAGGGCGTTTCACCCTCCGCGGGCTATGCGGGAACCCGCGACGCGATGATTGAGGAAGAGCACCCCAGTGCCAACCATGGCCGTGATGTCAGCCTCTCGGCGAGCGGTGACACCCCCTCGGGGAGCGGCAACGAGAACTACATCCTGTTGCAGTGGGATGTGTCGAGCATCCCCGCACAGGCGATCGTCCGTTCCGCGTCGATCTCCGTCACGGTCTCGGACAAGGCGGATCAGTCCTATGGCTTCTATGAACTGACGCGCGCCTGGCAGGAGGACCAGGTGACGTGGGAGAAGGCAGACAGTGGCCAGGGCTGGACCTCGAAAGGCGCTGACGGCAGCGGCGACCGGAATACGCAGTTGCTGGGTACGCTCAAAGCGGCCTCGACGGGCACGTACACGGTGGTTCTGAATGCGGCCGGGATCGAGGTGGTGAAGAAATGGGTGGCGGCGCCTTCCCTCAACCAGGGGCTCATCCTCGCCAATAAGGACAATGACAACCGGTTGGAGATCCGTTCGAGCGAGTACTCGACCAAGGCCTCCCGGCCCAAGCTGACCGTCGCCTGGGAACTGCCCAGTGGCGAGGATCCGGGGGAAGGAGGGCCGCAGGCGGGGACGTATTCAGGGACCTGTGATGGCTCGGGAGGCGTGTGGATCGACTCGGGCCACTTCTTGAACTTCAACGATGAGTCCCAGACGGCCCGCATCTTCGGCCAGGGTCTCAATACGCCCGCCGTCCAGAGCAAGGAGCTGAGCAGCGCGCTGGGACTCTCTTCTTCGGATGAGGCGGACTTCGAGGATGCCGCGCGCGTGGGAAACCGTGTCTATGTGACAACCTCTCATGCCCGCAACAAGGACGGGAAACTGGAAACGTCCCGTTACAAGTTCTTCGCCATGGATGTTTCGGGCACGGTGCCCAATGTCTCACTTCAGGTCGCTGGGGTCTCATCGAACCTGCTGAAGGACATGCTGGACGCATCCAACTGGACCCAGGCGAATGCTTCGGTCATTTCATTGTTGCAGGAGCGCTCGCAACTGTCGAAAGCCACCGTGGCGAGGTTGGCTCCCAAGGAAGAAGGCGTCAACATCGAGGGGTTGGCGGCCGTCCCCTCGGGCTCGCTGCTGGTGGGCTTTCGCAACCCACAGTCTGGCGCGAATGCGATCATCGTCTCGCTGACCCATCCAGACGGGATCTTCTCTGGGGCCAAGGCCCAGTTTGGCCAAGCCTTCCTGGTGAACCTGGACGGCCAGGGCATCCGGGGCATGGCGTGGTCCGAGGCGCACCAGGCCGTGCTCATTCTCAGTGGCCCTCATGATGAGAGCAGCGGCCCCTTCGCGCTCTGGAAGTGGAGGGGCGATGCGAGCCATGTGCCGGAGAGGGTGTGGGCCTTGAGCGCTCCGTCCGAGTCCGCCCCGGAGGCCGTCATCCCCATCCCGGGGACGAACGAGGTGCGGATCCTGTTTGACATGGGCTCCCACTTGATCGGCGGCGAGGTTTGCAAGGACGTGCCAGCCTCGAGCCAGTTTTTCAGTGATGTGATCTTCACGGTGAGTCCATAG
- a CDS encoding NAD-dependent epimerase/dehydratase family protein, translating into MSRKVLISGGAGFIGCHVARKLLERGDEVLVFDNLHPQVHTQFGLPQDMPKGVVFVPGDVTVAENWGTLFRFFRPDVVIHLAAETGTGQSLTESHRHASVNVAGTARLIDALTAIRHVPEQFVLTSSRAVYGDGAWRDTAGTVFYPPARSRQALELQQWNLSGPTGLPAEAMPSVAGQTHPNPISVYGATKLTQEHMLAAWCGAFGSGLSILRLQNVYGPGQAPGNPYTGVLTLFARLAREQKVLDIYEDGKIVRDFVHVEDVAQAIVQAVARPTRNVRMFDIGSGSPTTIDAVARELARRYGAPAPVVSGKFRDGDVRAASCSIESARGALDYQPRWTLEAGLASLKEWLEGVLDTRSAPRT; encoded by the coding sequence ATGTCGCGCAAAGTATTGATCTCGGGAGGGGCGGGCTTCATCGGGTGCCACGTCGCTCGGAAGCTGCTGGAGCGAGGCGATGAGGTGCTCGTCTTCGACAACCTGCATCCCCAGGTGCACACCCAATTCGGTCTGCCCCAGGACATGCCGAAGGGCGTTGTCTTCGTGCCAGGAGACGTCACGGTGGCGGAGAATTGGGGGACGCTCTTCCGGTTCTTCCGGCCAGACGTGGTCATCCACCTGGCCGCGGAAACGGGCACCGGCCAGTCGTTGACCGAGTCTCATCGCCATGCCTCCGTCAACGTGGCGGGCACCGCTCGCCTGATCGACGCGCTCACCGCCATCCGGCATGTGCCCGAGCAATTCGTCCTGACCTCGAGCCGAGCCGTTTATGGCGATGGCGCCTGGCGAGACACGGCGGGCACGGTGTTTTATCCTCCTGCGCGCTCGCGACAGGCGCTGGAGCTGCAGCAGTGGAATCTCTCTGGTCCGACGGGCCTGCCGGCCGAGGCGATGCCGTCCGTGGCGGGACAGACACACCCCAACCCCATCAGCGTCTATGGGGCGACCAAGCTCACCCAGGAGCACATGCTCGCGGCCTGGTGCGGCGCGTTCGGCAGCGGGCTGTCCATTCTGCGGTTGCAGAACGTCTACGGTCCGGGTCAAGCCCCCGGTAATCCGTACACGGGGGTGCTCACGCTCTTCGCGCGTCTGGCGCGCGAGCAGAAGGTTCTCGACATCTACGAGGATGGGAAGATCGTCCGAGACTTCGTGCACGTGGAGGATGTGGCGCAGGCCATCGTCCAGGCGGTGGCACGTCCCACCCGGAACGTGCGCATGTTCGACATCGGCTCCGGCTCGCCGACGACCATCGATGCGGTGGCGCGCGAGCTGGCGCGGCGCTACGGAGCACCGGCTCCCGTCGTCAGCGGAAAGTTCCGTGATGGAGACGTCCGTGCAGCCTCGTGCTCCATCGAATCGGCGCGCGGGGCGCTGGACTACCAACCTCGGTGGACGCTGGAGGCGGGGTTGGCTTCCCTCAAGGAGTGGCTGGAGGGAGTTCTTGACACCCGGTCCGCTCCTCGCACATAG
- a CDS encoding ATPase, T2SS/T4P/T4SS family translates to MFLITLAEKGGGSEQIEFEKNEISIGRLGDNDIVLAKGNVSKYHSRIVSKDGKFIVVDMKSTNGTFVNGKKIAAPMVLKPTDKVYIGDYIINVEPLPEGGARDADAGQDEEPPPEEEPYDEGYDDGQGEEPYEEEPYEEEPPARSAEPAAKSSMPASLAAAMARNKRKVDPRIERYTRLQKEIHDRLIEYLDLRRMDMDRLGDEELWRRTEKAIRDIIDQMEADQELPEDVDREELLTDVINEALGLGPLEAFLASDEISEIMVNHANQIYIERKGKLIMSEKTFSSNQAVLGVIERIVAPIGRRIDESSPLVDARLKDGSRVNAIIPPLALKGPCITIRKFKKDSLKIQDLIKYKTVTAQMAEFLEMCVKARKNIVISGGTGSGKTTTLNIISSFIPDDERIVTVEDAAELQLPQDHWVQLESRPPNLEGKGAITIRDLVKNCLRMRPDRIVVGECRSGETLDMLQAMNTGHDGSLTTLHANTPRDAIARLETMVLMSGMELPVKAIREQIASAVHIIVQQTRFSDGTRKICFITEVAGMEVDIVTLQDIFYYKQDGFTEDQKVRGRFVASGFVPKFYDDLQRKGIPVNMSIFREE, encoded by the coding sequence ATGTTTCTCATCACGCTCGCCGAGAAGGGTGGAGGCTCAGAGCAGATCGAATTCGAGAAGAATGAGATCTCCATCGGCCGACTGGGCGACAACGACATCGTCCTCGCCAAGGGGAACGTCTCCAAGTACCACTCTCGGATCGTCTCCAAGGATGGCAAGTTCATCGTCGTGGACATGAAGTCCACGAACGGCACCTTCGTGAACGGCAAGAAGATCGCCGCGCCGATGGTGCTCAAGCCGACCGATAAGGTCTACATCGGCGACTACATCATCAACGTCGAGCCTCTCCCGGAAGGGGGCGCCCGGGACGCGGACGCCGGACAGGATGAGGAACCTCCGCCGGAGGAAGAGCCCTATGACGAGGGCTACGATGACGGCCAGGGTGAGGAACCGTACGAAGAGGAGCCGTACGAGGAAGAGCCGCCCGCCCGTTCCGCCGAGCCCGCCGCGAAATCGAGCATGCCCGCCTCGCTGGCCGCGGCCATGGCGCGCAACAAGCGAAAAGTGGATCCGCGCATCGAGCGCTACACGCGCTTGCAGAAGGAGATTCACGATCGGCTGATCGAATACCTGGATCTGCGCCGCATGGACATGGACCGGCTCGGCGACGAGGAGCTGTGGCGCCGGACCGAGAAGGCCATCCGCGACATCATCGATCAGATGGAGGCGGATCAGGAGCTTCCGGAGGACGTGGACCGGGAGGAACTGCTCACCGACGTCATCAACGAGGCGCTGGGGTTGGGGCCGCTGGAGGCCTTCCTCGCCTCGGATGAGATCAGCGAGATCATGGTCAACCACGCCAACCAGATCTACATCGAGCGCAAGGGCAAGCTGATCATGTCGGAGAAGACATTCTCCTCCAATCAGGCGGTGCTCGGCGTCATCGAGCGCATCGTCGCGCCCATTGGTCGGCGCATCGATGAGTCCAGCCCCCTGGTGGACGCCCGTCTCAAGGATGGCAGCCGTGTGAACGCCATCATCCCGCCGCTGGCGCTCAAGGGACCCTGCATCACCATCCGTAAGTTCAAGAAGGACTCGCTGAAGATCCAGGATCTCATCAAGTACAAGACCGTCACCGCGCAGATGGCCGAGTTCCTGGAGATGTGCGTCAAGGCTCGCAAGAACATCGTCATCTCCGGTGGCACGGGCTCCGGAAAAACGACGACGCTGAACATCATCAGCTCCTTCATTCCCGACGACGAGCGCATCGTCACCGTGGAGGACGCGGCGGAGCTTCAGCTGCCGCAGGATCACTGGGTACAACTGGAGAGCCGTCCGCCCAACCTGGAAGGCAAGGGCGCCATCACCATCCGCGATCTGGTGAAGAACTGTCTGCGCATGCGGCCCGACCGCATCGTCGTGGGGGAGTGCCGCTCCGGCGAGACGCTGGACATGCTCCAGGCGATGAATACAGGCCACGACGGCTCGCTCACCACGCTCCACGCCAACACCCCGCGGGATGCCATCGCCCGGTTGGAGACCATGGTGCTCATGTCCGGCATGGAGCTGCCGGTGAAGGCCATCCGCGAGCAGATCGCCAGCGCCGTCCACATCATCGTCCAGCAGACGCGCTTCTCGGACGGCACGCGGAAGATCTGCTTCATCACCGAAGTGGCCGGCATGGAGGTCGACATCGTCACCCTCCAGGACATCTTCTATTACAAGCAGGACGGCTTCACGGAGGACCAAAAGGTGCGCGGCCGCTTCGTGGCCTCTGGCTTCGTGCCCAAGTTCTATGACGATCTGCAGCGCAAGGGCATCCCCGTGAACATGAGCATCTTCCGCGAGGAATAG
- a CDS encoding type II and III secretion system protein family protein — MFTRFTHHAAVLGALLALVLSGTALAQERDGSTIALGVGTQKVITVPGIARIALGDPNVAEVKNIGNNQVLIIGQTEGKTTLIIWKGSGQRVTFLIAVRRQDPNEIISEIKKLLGEIEGVSVRMVGDRIYLDGQAYTTQDADRIEQVVSLYPNVKSFVKIAPNAKKLVAQNLNAAYQKAGLRNVQANVVGSTIFLEGSVESQQDLQKAELITKAIGEKVENLLVVGIKRMILSEVQFVEIRRNSRDRYGIRYPTDISGTATATAAITKELFPGTFSSGAAALGFNAGADFAVGFQANDGYGRLLAQPKLVCASGEKAEFLAGGEVPIPLITNNQFTVEYKPYGVILNLRPTADRSGNIQTEIEAEASEIDTSVAVSIGGSVAVPGFRTRKVKTNVTVRHGETIVLSGVFSHDEQKAVSKLPGLGHIPIIGELFKNRAFDSTKRELVIFVTPRIVNPDSDKIRTIIEDVKSRYKQARSEVNFNIFD, encoded by the coding sequence ATGTTCACACGCTTCACGCACCACGCCGCCGTGCTCGGGGCCCTTCTGGCCCTTGTCCTGAGCGGGACCGCGCTCGCGCAGGAAAGGGATGGCAGCACGATCGCCTTGGGTGTGGGAACCCAGAAGGTGATTACCGTCCCCGGGATCGCCCGCATCGCCCTGGGAGATCCCAACGTCGCCGAGGTGAAGAACATCGGCAACAACCAGGTCCTCATCATCGGGCAGACCGAGGGCAAGACGACGCTGATCATCTGGAAGGGTTCTGGCCAGCGCGTCACCTTCCTCATCGCCGTGCGTCGGCAGGATCCCAACGAGATCATCTCCGAGATCAAGAAGCTGCTCGGTGAAATCGAAGGCGTCTCGGTGCGCATGGTGGGCGACCGCATCTACCTGGACGGTCAGGCGTACACCACGCAGGACGCGGACCGCATTGAGCAGGTGGTGTCGCTGTACCCGAACGTGAAGAGCTTCGTGAAGATCGCCCCCAACGCCAAGAAGCTGGTGGCGCAGAACCTCAACGCGGCCTACCAGAAGGCGGGCCTGCGCAACGTTCAGGCCAACGTCGTGGGCTCCACCATCTTCCTGGAGGGCTCGGTGGAGAGCCAGCAGGACCTGCAGAAGGCGGAGCTCATCACCAAGGCCATCGGCGAGAAGGTAGAGAACCTGCTGGTGGTGGGCATCAAGCGGATGATCCTCTCCGAGGTGCAGTTCGTGGAGATCCGCCGCAACAGCCGGGATCGGTACGGCATCCGGTACCCCACGGACATCTCCGGAACGGCGACGGCCACGGCGGCCATCACCAAGGAGCTGTTCCCGGGCACCTTCAGTTCCGGCGCCGCCGCGCTGGGCTTCAACGCGGGCGCGGACTTCGCGGTCGGTTTCCAGGCGAACGACGGCTACGGCCGCCTGCTCGCTCAGCCCAAGCTGGTGTGTGCCAGCGGCGAAAAGGCGGAGTTCCTCGCCGGTGGCGAGGTGCCCATCCCCCTCATCACCAACAACCAGTTCACGGTGGAGTACAAGCCCTACGGCGTCATCCTCAACCTGCGTCCCACGGCGGACCGCAGCGGCAACATCCAGACGGAGATCGAAGCCGAGGCCTCGGAGATCGACACCTCGGTGGCGGTGTCCATCGGCGGTTCTGTCGCCGTGCCGGGCTTCCGCACCCGCAAGGTGAAGACGAACGTCACCGTGCGCCATGGGGAGACCATCGTGCTGTCGGGCGTGTTCAGCCACGACGAGCAGAAGGCCGTCTCCAAGCTGCCGGGTCTGGGCCACATCCCGATCATCGGCGAGCTCTTCAAGAACCGGGCGTTCGACTCCACCAAGCGCGAGCTCGTCATCTTCGTCACCCCGCGCATCGTCAACCCGGACTCGGACAAGATCCGAACGATCATCGAGGACGTGAAGAGCCGGTACAAGCAGGCCCGCAGCGAGGTTAACTTCAACATCTTCGATTGA
- a CDS encoding acyltransferase family protein, translating into MARRTEGDVASKTDARTVAPGARTWLERFRDPEGSSGTLPYLDGIRAFAVLMIFLRHAWGLSGSPPLVIDLPLGMKLGFSSVMTMFSSGVDLFFVLSGFLLARGFLRADFQGLPVPDTRRYLLQRILRIGPPYWIALALIVFLFTPSLIRGEAVYSWKGAESVLSHVFFAQMLNIDAFGSFNIAAPFWTISIEMTFYLLLPWMVRLFFGQRWLVSLPISIVLVLGWLFTVRYGLDDFVLRVVGEAGLGGYDEQVFRFFLSHAFPAHLFHFAVGITLCNLVVRRELGWRSSRMFQSLTGKRAGLTYFLLGLAVLVFWLKRHGSASLANNWGWPLNYMTAETYPALEYYFLEEIPFAMAYGLLILGASLGPEWIRRSLSTPVLCFFGVIGYAVYLLHMPLMYHIKSIPWMSLLVGSEYFAALLGTSSVATLILSVGFFVAVERPSMLMARRVGRRSGEPSLSPGMGRAEVRAGHPHS; encoded by the coding sequence GTGGCTCGAAGAACTGAGGGAGATGTGGCTTCAAAGACTGATGCTCGGACTGTGGCGCCAGGGGCACGGACGTGGCTTGAGCGGTTCCGTGACCCCGAAGGTTCCTCCGGAACGCTTCCCTACTTGGATGGCATCCGTGCGTTTGCGGTGCTGATGATCTTTCTTCGGCACGCGTGGGGGCTTTCGGGTTCCCCGCCCCTCGTGATTGATCTCCCCCTGGGGATGAAGCTTGGTTTCAGCTCGGTGATGACGATGTTCTCCTCGGGGGTGGACCTGTTCTTCGTCCTGAGTGGCTTCCTGCTGGCGCGTGGCTTTCTGCGCGCGGACTTTCAAGGGCTTCCCGTCCCGGACACCCGCCGGTACCTCCTCCAGCGCATCCTGCGCATTGGCCCTCCCTACTGGATTGCCCTCGCGCTCATCGTGTTTCTGTTCACGCCCAGTCTGATCCGTGGGGAGGCGGTTTACAGTTGGAAAGGGGCCGAATCTGTCCTTTCGCACGTGTTCTTTGCCCAGATGCTGAACATCGATGCGTTCGGCTCCTTCAACATCGCGGCACCGTTCTGGACGATCAGCATCGAGATGACGTTCTACCTGTTGCTGCCGTGGATGGTGCGGCTCTTCTTCGGCCAGCGGTGGCTCGTGTCCCTTCCGATCTCGATCGTCCTCGTGCTCGGCTGGCTCTTCACCGTGCGCTATGGCCTGGATGATTTTGTCCTCCGCGTCGTGGGTGAGGCGGGCCTGGGGGGATACGACGAGCAGGTGTTCCGCTTCTTCCTCTCCCATGCCTTCCCTGCGCACCTCTTTCACTTCGCGGTGGGCATCACGTTGTGCAATCTGGTGGTCCGGCGCGAACTGGGGTGGCGCTCCTCGCGGATGTTCCAGTCCCTGACGGGCAAGCGGGCGGGGCTGACTTACTTCTTGCTGGGCTTGGCCGTACTGGTCTTCTGGCTGAAGCGCCATGGGAGTGCTTCTCTCGCGAACAACTGGGGCTGGCCGCTCAACTACATGACCGCCGAGACGTACCCGGCGCTCGAGTACTACTTCCTGGAGGAGATTCCCTTCGCCATGGCGTACGGGCTCCTCATCCTGGGTGCGAGCCTGGGGCCGGAATGGATCCGACGGAGTCTGAGCACTCCGGTGCTGTGCTTCTTCGGCGTCATCGGCTACGCCGTCTATCTGTTGCACATGCCACTGATGTACCACATCAAGAGCATCCCCTGGATGTCGTTGCTCGTCGGTTCCGAGTACTTTGCTGCCCTGCTGGGGACCAGCTCGGTGGCAACGTTGATCTTGTCGGTGGGGTTCTTCGTGGCCGTTGAGCGGCCCTCCATGCTCATGGCCCGGCGGGTGGGACGCCGAAGTGGCGAGCCCTCGCTCAGCCCAGGGATGGGGCGGGCCGAGGTGCGGGCGGGTCATCCGCATTCGTGA
- a CDS encoding LLM class flavin-dependent oxidoreductase gives MRLDIFSEMQQPKALWHGEDHEHRLIQETLEQARLADEMGYGVWWQVEHHAAMEFSYSSAPECMLTAIAMSTQRMHVGHSSVLAPARFNHPIRIAERAAFIDHLSRGRFQLGLARSTIPEWRTFNIDPDATRGQMQQAFEMIPKMWGPEPFSWDSKDFQIRNIHVVPKPYRKPHPALWQACSSPASFEQAGRNGVGALGVTLWASLDEVAEMIHLYREALRKNCKPVGEYVNDQVAFFTFVHCADSEQEAMENGAAKAAAWYTNGSLTFFEAKAHFIQSAAELELLAKDSAGGGLAGQYGRKKDPNAPQSRAQRLLGRVVQGEMVPDQELWEVLSEQESLIVGSKDQVRKRLKRYEALGIDALMSFHQVGSLPHEKVMKSIRLTGELIPEFSAPQVP, from the coding sequence ATGCGACTCGATATCTTCTCGGAGATGCAGCAACCGAAGGCGTTGTGGCACGGCGAGGATCACGAGCACCGGTTGATCCAGGAGACCCTGGAGCAGGCCCGGCTGGCGGACGAGATGGGGTATGGCGTGTGGTGGCAGGTGGAGCACCACGCCGCGATGGAGTTCAGCTACAGCTCGGCACCGGAGTGCATGCTCACGGCGATCGCCATGAGCACCCAGCGGATGCACGTCGGTCACTCGTCCGTGCTCGCGCCCGCGCGATTCAACCACCCCATCCGCATCGCCGAGCGCGCCGCCTTCATCGACCACTTGAGTCGGGGCCGCTTCCAGCTTGGCCTCGCCCGGAGCACCATCCCCGAGTGGCGCACCTTCAACATCGATCCCGACGCTACGCGGGGGCAGATGCAGCAGGCCTTCGAGATGATCCCCAAGATGTGGGGTCCAGAGCCGTTCTCCTGGGACAGCAAGGACTTCCAGATCCGCAACATCCACGTCGTCCCGAAGCCGTACCGCAAGCCGCATCCCGCGCTCTGGCAGGCCTGCTCCAGTCCCGCCTCGTTCGAGCAGGCGGGGCGCAATGGCGTGGGAGCGTTGGGCGTGACGTTGTGGGCGTCCTTGGATGAGGTGGCGGAGATGATTCACCTCTACCGGGAGGCCCTCCGCAAGAACTGCAAGCCGGTGGGGGAGTACGTGAATGATCAAGTGGCCTTCTTCACCTTCGTCCACTGCGCGGACAGCGAGCAGGAGGCCATGGAGAACGGTGCCGCGAAGGCGGCGGCTTGGTACACCAACGGATCGCTCACCTTTTTCGAGGCGAAGGCGCACTTCATCCAATCGGCGGCCGAGTTGGAACTGCTGGCGAAGGATTCGGCGGGTGGGGGACTGGCCGGTCAGTACGGGCGGAAGAAGGACCCGAACGCGCCACAGTCACGTGCCCAGCGGCTCCTCGGCCGGGTCGTGCAGGGCGAGATGGTTCCGGACCAGGAACTGTGGGAGGTGTTGAGCGAACAGGAGTCCTTGATCGTCGGCTCGAAGGACCAGGTGCGCAAGCGGCTGAAGCGCTACGAGGCGCTCGGCATCGACGCCCTCATGTCCTTCCATCAGGTGGGTTCCTTGCCGCACGAAAAGGTCATGAAGAGCATCCGTCTCACGGGAGAGTTGATTCCGGAGTTCAGCGCTCCTCAGGTGCCGTAG
- a CDS encoding FHA domain-containing protein, with amino-acid sequence MPTLIVRHPDGSETEHEFSGELKIGRHDSNDLLLTEGGVSRQHARVFVENGDVLVEDLNSSNGTYVDAGRVSEPTPLTPQSQMVIGDYELRLKASTRPSSAGRKAQVTRAVPALGTEEGSPRATRALPRVKPSRPAGEEAPKRPPRSAPGAGGSPSAGVAPVLRGLTGPWANKTFALKGKLLIGRSPPATVLLEDDSISRKHAEVERTPQGKVMLRDLGSANGTLLNGEPMGPEPVELAPGDVLQFGMVEVVYEPGESSDLPVRRERGVAPPVRRDRGPGKSEGSEASGGVGGIPLKRKRLLAVAGGLIGLLLVVGIVTKMTGPAPSEEEVVVPAVAKKDPARELQKFLSECRSFASMEMGNEPQWEKADVACEQALNIDPINSEANSLIRKIKLEKEASSFYAQGQKALARLKDEDALDIFQKIPKESQYFRLAKVKAREALEQVKIKSLDDCKRYLSGSEWGAAVPRCDRYMGIWCQDISREELEPPLGFSLSLEGRVGKRQWRPKDKLFVQFLSARRRVDPNAQPWTCPVSEVISGPGDTADPAGEVKAKFKDVYTNKLMFAAMLDYWAGRGSEAVATLQKLRSDYAQSSLHGKADELLAAMSTVDQLFKGGESLLQQEEVERAADPFEEALEVDKRLMGDLWEKAPSFYRRNIQQDLADRAYSLGKVWAQREDQRRGCRLWKLGFKFYKGNTDLNKAVGFCSTQGLAAFKAAGRCADLQAAADYAVAGDGLEEKIAARREELKCR; translated from the coding sequence GTGCCCACCCTGATCGTCCGTCATCCCGATGGCAGTGAAACCGAGCATGAGTTCTCGGGCGAGCTGAAGATTGGCCGCCACGACAGCAATGATTTGCTGCTCACCGAAGGAGGGGTGTCTCGCCAGCACGCCCGGGTCTTCGTCGAGAACGGCGATGTGCTGGTGGAGGATCTCAACAGCTCCAATGGCACCTACGTGGATGCGGGGCGTGTTTCCGAGCCCACGCCGCTGACGCCCCAGTCCCAGATGGTGATCGGGGATTATGAGCTGAGGCTCAAGGCGAGCACCCGTCCGAGCAGCGCGGGGCGCAAGGCCCAGGTGACGCGGGCTGTCCCCGCCTTGGGGACCGAGGAAGGCTCCCCCCGCGCGACCCGGGCCTTGCCCCGGGTGAAGCCTTCCCGGCCCGCGGGAGAAGAAGCGCCCAAGCGGCCCCCCCGTTCAGCGCCAGGCGCGGGGGGCTCCCCCTCGGCGGGTGTGGCCCCCGTGCTCCGAGGACTGACGGGCCCCTGGGCGAACAAGACGTTTGCCCTCAAGGGCAAGCTGCTCATCGGCCGGTCCCCGCCCGCCACCGTGCTGCTCGAGGACGATTCGATCAGCCGCAAGCACGCCGAGGTGGAGCGCACGCCGCAGGGCAAGGTGATGCTGCGGGACCTGGGCAGTGCCAATGGAACCCTCCTCAATGGAGAGCCCATGGGCCCGGAGCCCGTGGAGCTTGCCCCCGGCGACGTGCTGCAGTTCGGCATGGTGGAGGTGGTGTACGAGCCAGGTGAGTCGTCGGACTTGCCGGTGCGCAGGGAGCGCGGCGTGGCGCCGCCCGTGCGGCGAGACCGCGGGCCTGGGAAGAGCGAGGGCAGCGAGGCGAGCGGTGGGGTGGGAGGCATCCCTCTGAAGCGCAAGCGGTTGCTCGCCGTGGCCGGAGGCCTCATCGGGCTGTTGCTGGTGGTCGGCATCGTCACCAAGATGACGGGCCCCGCCCCCTCCGAGGAAGAGGTGGTGGTCCCCGCGGTGGCCAAGAAGGATCCGGCCCGGGAGCTCCAGAAGTTTCTCAGCGAATGCCGGTCCTTTGCGTCCATGGAGATGGGCAACGAGCCTCAGTGGGAGAAGGCGGATGTTGCGTGTGAGCAGGCGCTCAACATCGATCCCATCAACTCGGAGGCCAACAGCCTGATCCGGAAGATCAAGCTGGAGAAGGAGGCGTCCTCCTTCTACGCCCAGGGCCAGAAGGCCCTGGCCCGCCTCAAGGACGAGGATGCGCTCGACATCTTTCAGAAGATCCCCAAGGAGAGCCAGTACTTCCGCTTGGCCAAGGTGAAGGCTCGCGAGGCGCTGGAGCAGGTGAAGATCAAATCCTTGGATGACTGCAAGCGCTACCTGAGTGGTTCGGAGTGGGGCGCGGCGGTTCCTCGGTGCGATCGGTACATGGGCATCTGGTGCCAGGATATCTCGCGCGAGGAGCTTGAGCCGCCGTTGGGCTTCTCTCTCTCGCTGGAGGGACGGGTGGGCAAGAGGCAGTGGCGGCCCAAGGACAAGCTCTTCGTCCAGTTTCTCAGCGCGCGGCGCAGAGTGGACCCGAATGCGCAGCCCTGGACGTGCCCGGTGTCGGAGGTCATCAGCGGACCTGGGGACACAGCGGATCCCGCGGGCGAGGTGAAGGCGAAGTTCAAGGATGTCTACACCAACAAGCTGATGTTCGCGGCGATGTTGGATTACTGGGCTGGACGTGGCAGTGAGGCGGTCGCCACGCTCCAGAAGCTGCGCAGCGACTATGCGCAGTCGTCCCTGCACGGCAAGGCGGATGAGCTCCTCGCGGCCATGTCGACGGTGGACCAGCTCTTCAAGGGAGGAGAGTCACTGCTGCAGCAGGAGGAAGTCGAGCGGGCCGCCGACCCCTTCGAGGAAGCCTTGGAGGTGGACAAGCGGCTGATGGGAGACCTGTGGGAAAAGGCTCCATCCTTCTACCGGCGCAACATCCAGCAGGACCTCGCGGACAGGGCCTACAGCCTGGGCAAGGTGTGGGCGCAGCGCGAGGATCAGCGCCGGGGCTGCCGTCTCTGGAAGCTGGGCTTCAAGTTCTACAAGGGCAATACGGACCTGAACAAGGCGGTCGGGTTCTGCTCCACGCAAGGGCTGGCGGCCTTCAAGGCCGCAGGCCGTTGCGCGGATTTGCAAGCGGCTGCGGATTACGCCGTCGCGGGCGATGGGCTCGAGGAGAAGATCGCGGCACGCAGGGAAGAGCTGAAGTGCCGCTAG